A genomic region of Metopolophium dirhodum isolate CAU chromosome 1, ASM1992520v1, whole genome shotgun sequence contains the following coding sequences:
- the LOC132937437 gene encoding vesicle-associated membrane protein 7 → MPLFYSVVARGMVVLAKHANYQGNFGEILEGVLIQIGPENKKQSLLHDRYLYHYICEDQIVYMCITDDEFQRSKAFFFLNEIKRRFQATYGHRASNAIAYSMNSEFAPILASEMKRFSSPNEFDTLSKVHGELDELKDIMVRNIDSVALRGEKLELLVNKTENLCSQSMNFRVQSRTLQRSLFWKNVKIYVLFIAIGFAVIYFMTAFFCGSLALNCS, encoded by the exons ATGCCGCTCTTCTACAGTGTAGTAGCCAGGGGTATGGTCGTACTAGCCAAGCATGCCAACTACCAGGGAAATTTCGGAGAAATTCTGGAAGGAGTCTTAATCCAAATTGGAcctgaaaacaaaaaacaaagtttACTACATGACCGTTACTTGTACCACTACATTTGTGAAGATCAAATAGTTTATATGTGTATCACAGATGAT GAATTCCAAAGATCtaaagcattttttttcttaaatgaaataaaacgaaGATTTCAAGCTACATATGGTCATCGTGCATCCAATGCTATTGCATATTCCATGAATTCTGAGTTTGCTCCAATACTTGCTTCTGAAATG AAACGATTTTCTAGTCCAAATGAATTTGATACATTATCAAAAGTACATGGAGAACTAGATGAATTAAAAGACATAATGGTTCGaaatattg ACAGTGTAGCTCTTCGTGGAGAAAAACTTGAATTGTTGGTTAATAAAACTGAAAACTTATGTTCACAATCCATGAATTTCAGAGTTCAAAGTCGTACTCTACAGCGTTCATTATTCtggaaaaatgtcaaaatatatgttttatttatagctATAGGAttt gctGTTATTTATTTCATGACTGCTTTCTTCTGTGGATCACTTGCTCTCAATTgtagttaa